From Mumia sp. ZJ1417:
ATCACGGCTCCGACCCCGCTCGACCGCAGGGCATCCACCCGTACGCCGTCGTCGTCCACCGGCACCGAGACCACGTCGGCCCCCTGGCGACGCAGCTGCTGCCGCGCGCCGAACGAGCCCGGGTCCTCGACGCCGATCCTGACGACCCCCTCGTCGCGGAGCACGTGCGCCAGGAGGAAGAACGCCTGTGCGACGCCCGCCACCACGAGCACCTCGTCGGGGTCGACGCGGATGCCCCGGCTGCGGGCGAGCCAGCGCGCGACCGCGGTGCGCAGAGCAGCGGTCCCACGCGGGTCGCCGTACCCGAGGTCGGCGGCGCTCCGGCCGGTCAGGACCTCCCGCTCGGCGCGCAGCCAGGCGGCTCTCGGGAAGGCCGTCAGGTCGGGTACACCGGGCGAGAGGTCGATCCGGGCGGGAGCGGCACGGAGCCGGTCGACGAAGTCGGCGCCGTCGAGATCGGAGAATACCGCCGTCTCGGCGCCGGCGATCGGTGAAGCCGCCCGTCCACCGGCCGCAGGCGTTGGCTGTACGGGGCTCGAGACGACGACCGTCCCGCCCCGCCCGCGCCCCTCGACATGCCCTTCGTCGGCGAGTCGCCGATATGCCTCGGTGACCACCCCGCGAGACACGCCGAGGTCCTGGCCGAGGGTCCGGGACGCCGGGAGTCGAGCGCCGATCGGCAGCGAACCATCGAGGACCGCTTCGCGGATCTGCGCCGCGAGGTACGTCGCGAGCGACCCCGACGCCACGCCCGTCAGGTCGAGCCCGAGGAAGTCCGCGCCCGGTTTGGTCTCCTCGTACGGAAAGTCTTTGGACCTGGCCACCGGTCCATTGTGGCCTCGACGCTGGAGGCATGCACCTCGCGAGCACATCCCACGCCTCCGCATACCTGCCTGGCGCCCTCGGCATGGCGCTCGTCGGCGGCAGCGTCGCCGTCTCGCACGTCCTGACCGACGCACCGCTCATGACCCCGCAAGCTCTCCGGTACGCCGCCGCGGCTGCGGTCCTCGTCGGGATCGCCCGGATCCTGGGCCGTCCCGTCCCGCTGCCGCGAGGGCGCGAGTGGGCCCTCCTCGGTCTGCTCGCGGCCACCGGGCTCGTCCTCTTCAACGTCGCGCTCGTCCGAGGCGCGGAGCACGCCGAGCCCGCGGCCATCGCCGTCGCGGTCGCCTCAGTCCCGGTCGTGCTCGGCGTCGTCGGCCCGCTCCTCGAGGGACGCTCACCGACGGCCCGGATCCTCGTCGCGGCGGTGGTCGTCACCGCGGGGAGCGTCCTCGTCCAAGGGGGAGGCCGCACCGACGGCGCAGGTGTCGCGTGGGCCGTGCTCGCGCTGGCATGCGAGGCGGCCTTCACCCTTCTCGCCGTCCCCCTGCTCCCTCGGCTCGGGCCATGGGGTGTCTCGGTGCACTCGGTGGTGATCGGGACGCTGATGTTCACCGCGCTGGCACTCGTCACGGAAGGCCCCACCGCCGCCGGACGCCTCGACGCGGTGGACTGGGCCGCAATCGCGTACCTGTCCGTCCTGGTGACCGCGGTCGCCTTCGTGCTCTGGTACGCGACCGTGGCGCGCGTCGGGAGCGCGGCCGCAGGTCTGCTC
This genomic window contains:
- a CDS encoding PLP-dependent aminotransferase family protein; its protein translation is MARSKDFPYEETKPGADFLGLDLTGVASGSLATYLAAQIREAVLDGSLPIGARLPASRTLGQDLGVSRGVVTEAYRRLADEGHVEGRGRGGTVVVSSPVQPTPAAGGRAASPIAGAETAVFSDLDGADFVDRLRAAPARIDLSPGVPDLTAFPRAAWLRAEREVLTGRSAADLGYGDPRGTAALRTAVARWLARSRGIRVDPDEVLVVAGVAQAFFLLAHVLRDEGVVRIGVEDPGSFGARQQLRRQGADVVSVPVDDDGVRVDALRSSGVGAVMLTPAHQFPTGVVLSGPRRRDLAGWVADGGLVVEDDYDAEHRYDRAPVPALRGTLGEAVAYAGSVSKLLAPALRTGWLLVPPRLHARVLALKRDVDLGNPVLGQLVLAALMESGAMERHLRILRSRHRRRRDAMVAALAERLPEARVQGAAAGLHLVVTLPEGIDDRAVAEEALAGGVKTHPLSLHRQRPGRPGLVLGYAANGAGAVDDGIAVVAEAVRGVLDKT
- a CDS encoding DMT family transporter yields the protein MHLASTSHASAYLPGALGMALVGGSVAVSHVLTDAPLMTPQALRYAAAAAVLVGIARILGRPVPLPRGREWALLGLLAATGLVLFNVALVRGAEHAEPAAIAVAVASVPVVLGVVGPLLEGRSPTARILVAAVVVTAGSVLVQGGGRTDGAGVAWAVLALACEAAFTLLAVPLLPRLGPWGVSVHSVVIGTLMFTALALVTEGPTAAGRLDAVDWAAIAYLSVLVTAVAFVLWYATVARVGSAAAGLLTGLAPVAAAAVGVVVTGDVPSALVWVGVAVVVAGLAIGLRAPRRLRRPVVVAQ